The following coding sequences are from one Candidatus Binataceae bacterium window:
- a CDS encoding SDR family oxidoreductase has product MELKDKVALVTGAARRVGRTIALRLAGRGAKLAVHYNRSRAEADQVVAEIERAGGHARAFGANLERVAEIDRMTAEVMAAFGRIDVLVNCASIFYRRPLEELTERDWDLNLDVNLKAPFFLAKAAGLAMRRQGAGKIVNIGDWAGIRPYNNYLPYTVSKSGLIGLTRALAKALAPEVQVNCVALGPVMPPEDYSAEENARLAAATLTKRLGSPEDVANAVLFLCEGTDFATGSTLLLDGGRLLN; this is encoded by the coding sequence ATGGAGCTCAAAGACAAGGTTGCGCTGGTCACCGGCGCCGCGCGCCGCGTCGGCCGCACGATCGCGCTTCGCCTCGCCGGGCGCGGCGCAAAGCTGGCTGTGCATTACAATCGCTCGCGCGCCGAGGCCGACCAGGTGGTGGCCGAAATCGAGCGCGCAGGCGGCCACGCGCGCGCCTTCGGCGCCAACCTCGAACGCGTCGCCGAGATCGACCGGATGACCGCCGAAGTGATGGCTGCCTTCGGCCGCATCGACGTCCTGGTGAACTGCGCTTCGATCTTCTACCGCAGGCCGCTGGAAGAACTGACCGAGCGGGACTGGGACCTTAATCTTGACGTCAATCTGAAGGCGCCGTTCTTCCTGGCCAAGGCGGCGGGTCTCGCGATGCGCCGGCAGGGCGCGGGGAAGATCGTCAATATCGGCGACTGGGCCGGCATCCGGCCGTACAACAACTACCTGCCCTACACCGTCTCCAAGAGCGGGCTCATCGGGCTGACCCGCGCGCTGGCAAAGGCGCTCGCACCGGAGGTGCAGGTCAACTGCGTCGCACTGGGCCCCGTAATGCCGCCCGAGGACTACAGCGCGGAGGAGAACGCGCGGCTTGCCGCGGCGACCCTCACCAAGCGGCTCGGCTCGCCCGAAGACGTCGCCAACGCGGTGCTCTTCCTGTGCGAGGGCACCGACTTCGCCACTGGCTCGACGCTGCTGCTCGACGGCGGCCGCCTGCTCAACTAG
- the lpxC gene encoding UDP-3-O-acyl-N-acetylglucosamine deacetylase, translating to MNETVLVVDDEERIRSSLRGILGDEGFRVLDTGDPAGVMELIAREHPALVLLDIWMPGIDGIELLRRIKTERPEVRVIMISGHGNIQSAVAATRLGAADFIEKPFSVHGLLASIARVLERENGGVRMSAGGEAARVPALAPVRPALGGRAQRTLARPVVAGGQGLHSGLKTGVILHPAPPGSGIVFSSLADETTIVARLENVTDTGYNTTLTAGGRSVRTVEHLMSALHGMGITNLLIKTDDEVPALDGSALEFCRQIAEAGVADQDAAIEPVRVARPIAIGHDGESIRIEPADCLVVDYTLEYPAPIGRQSVHFELSSPEAYVREIAPARTFGFVREFHKLAEMGLASGGRLDNLILIDDQKVVNTTLRFSDEFARHKVLDLIGDLYLLGRPVAGHVIARKTGHSDNLALLRAIKAAL from the coding sequence GTGAACGAGACCGTATTGGTGGTGGATGATGAGGAGCGGATCCGGTCCTCGCTGCGCGGCATTCTGGGCGACGAGGGCTTTCGCGTGCTCGACACCGGCGACCCCGCCGGCGTGATGGAGCTGATTGCGCGCGAGCACCCGGCGCTGGTCCTGCTCGATATCTGGATGCCAGGTATCGACGGCATTGAGCTCCTGCGCCGGATCAAGACTGAACGTCCCGAAGTGCGCGTGATCATGATTTCCGGCCACGGCAATATCCAGAGCGCGGTCGCCGCGACCCGCCTTGGCGCGGCTGACTTCATCGAAAAGCCGTTCTCTGTGCACGGGCTGCTCGCTTCGATCGCGCGCGTGCTCGAGCGCGAGAACGGCGGCGTGCGGATGTCCGCCGGCGGCGAAGCGGCGCGCGTGCCAGCGCTTGCGCCTGTGCGCCCTGCGCTGGGCGGCCGCGCTCAACGCACACTCGCGCGCCCGGTGGTGGCGGGGGGACAGGGATTACACAGCGGGCTCAAGACCGGCGTGATCCTGCACCCGGCGCCTCCGGGTAGCGGCATCGTTTTTTCCTCGCTCGCCGACGAAACCACGATTGTCGCGCGCCTGGAGAACGTCACGGACACCGGCTACAACACCACGCTGACCGCGGGCGGACGCTCGGTGCGCACGGTCGAGCACCTGATGTCAGCGCTGCACGGGATGGGTATCACCAACCTGCTCATCAAGACCGACGACGAAGTGCCCGCGCTCGACGGCTCGGCGCTCGAGTTCTGCCGCCAGATTGCCGAGGCGGGTGTTGCCGATCAGGACGCGGCGATCGAGCCGGTGCGCGTCGCGCGTCCGATCGCAATCGGCCACGACGGCGAATCGATCCGCATCGAACCTGCCGATTGTCTTGTCGTCGACTACACGCTTGAATATCCTGCGCCGATCGGGCGTCAGAGCGTCCACTTTGAACTGAGCTCGCCCGAGGCGTACGTGCGTGAGATCGCGCCGGCGCGCACTTTCGGCTTCGTGCGCGAGTTTCATAAGCTCGCCGAGATGGGGTTGGCGAGCGGCGGCCGGCTCGACAACCTCATCCTGATTGACGACCAGAAGGTCGTAAACACGACGCTGCGTTTCAGCGACGAGTTCGCACGCCATAAGGTGCTCGACCTCATCGGCGATCTCTATCTGCTCGGACGACCAGTGGCAGGGCACGTGATCGCGCGCAAGACCGGCCACTCCGACAATCTTGCCCTGTTGCGTGCGATCAAGGCGGCGCTGTAG
- a CDS encoding ATP-binding protein — translation MADEVKVTDAAREAELKRRRRELIAVGVAAAVLVAFVLAQTELPPLSRHTSLVSNLVVILLFDLSFLLLGLLLLLVGRNLAKVIFEHRRGLIGSKFQVRLVLGFIAVALVPSAFLLVVAGAFLHADVGSWFNPEYERVLDDSLDIAKVYYLNSANNAAHFARVLAGEIAARGLLKPDQRAALKTFVEQRQQEYNLGTIEVFDRERRLLLLALSPKTPTGIGVAPESPLLAQTLSGHATTRTDSLGKSDIIRGSAPIYTSADSDAVIGAVVVDYFLPRSLAQRAAGISKTFEDYSQLRILHQPILHSYFLALTLIGLVVVLLASWFGMFLARGVTGPIKLLAEGTQAIAHGELDYQIPSVGDDEIGQLVLSFNRMTADLRASRAELERRRSYTETLLRNVSAGVIGLDEQGTVTAINPCAERMLGLKAADALGSSWRAVFRPALAQALDEIFAQNRHPHEAHSSLKLEPFNGGGEHELMVTASALGESGELGTVLFLEDVSQLAKVERMEAWREVARRIAHEIKNPLTPIQLSAERLRRQLAAGADGEAGKLLEECTRTIISEVEDLKRLVAEFSAFARMPHLNPVPGHLNPLVEETAATFRETNPGVEFAVELAPTLPRIAIDREALKRALVNLMENAVYAARTANPNGGERARVELRTAFDALSGVVTLEVCDNGPGIAPAMRSRIFEPYFSTRKGGTGLGLAIVSAIVADHHGFVRVRERAPRGSRFVLEFPIKDQQFANVLS, via the coding sequence GTGGCCGACGAGGTCAAAGTCACAGACGCGGCGCGCGAGGCTGAGCTCAAGCGCCGCCGGCGCGAGCTTATCGCGGTGGGCGTGGCGGCGGCCGTGCTGGTCGCCTTCGTGCTCGCCCAGACCGAGTTGCCGCCGCTCAGCCGCCACACCTCGCTGGTTTCCAACCTCGTTGTAATCCTGCTGTTCGACCTCAGCTTCCTGTTGCTCGGCCTGCTCCTGCTGCTGGTCGGACGCAACCTCGCCAAGGTCATCTTCGAGCATCGCCGCGGGCTGATCGGCTCGAAGTTCCAGGTCCGCCTGGTGCTGGGCTTTATCGCGGTGGCGCTGGTCCCGAGCGCCTTCCTGCTGGTGGTTGCGGGCGCCTTCCTGCACGCCGACGTCGGGAGCTGGTTCAACCCCGAGTACGAGCGCGTGCTCGACGACTCGCTCGACATCGCCAAGGTCTATTACCTTAACTCGGCCAACAATGCGGCGCACTTCGCGCGGGTGCTGGCCGGCGAGATCGCCGCCCGCGGCCTGCTCAAGCCCGACCAGCGGGCCGCGCTGAAGACGTTCGTCGAGCAACGCCAGCAGGAGTACAACCTCGGTACAATCGAGGTCTTCGACCGCGAGCGTCGCCTGTTGCTGCTCGCGCTGAGTCCCAAGACCCCGACTGGAATCGGCGTCGCGCCAGAATCGCCGCTACTGGCGCAAACCCTGAGCGGACACGCGACAACCCGCACCGACAGCCTGGGCAAGTCGGACATCATCCGCGGCAGCGCGCCCATCTACACTTCCGCGGACTCCGACGCGGTGATCGGCGCGGTGGTGGTGGACTATTTCCTGCCGCGCAGCCTGGCACAGCGCGCCGCCGGCATCTCGAAAACCTTCGAGGACTACTCCCAGTTGCGCATTCTTCATCAGCCCATCCTGCACAGCTATTTCCTGGCGCTGACGCTGATCGGGCTGGTCGTGGTGCTGCTGGCGAGCTGGTTCGGGATGTTCCTTGCGCGGGGCGTCACCGGACCAATCAAGCTGCTCGCCGAAGGCACCCAGGCGATAGCCCACGGCGAGCTTGACTATCAAATCCCGTCGGTCGGCGATGACGAGATTGGCCAGTTGGTCCTTTCGTTCAACCGGATGACCGCCGATCTGCGCGCCTCGCGCGCCGAATTGGAGCGCCGCCGTTCATACACCGAAACGCTGCTGCGCAACGTCAGCGCGGGGGTTATCGGCCTCGACGAGCAGGGGACGGTCACGGCAATCAACCCGTGCGCGGAGCGGATGTTAGGGCTGAAAGCCGCTGACGCGCTCGGGAGTTCATGGCGCGCGGTCTTCCGTCCGGCCCTGGCGCAGGCGCTTGACGAGATCTTCGCGCAAAACCGCCATCCCCACGAAGCGCACTCCTCGCTCAAGCTGGAGCCGTTCAACGGCGGCGGCGAGCATGAACTGATGGTGACGGCGAGCGCACTGGGCGAGAGCGGCGAGCTGGGCACGGTGCTGTTCCTGGAAGACGTAAGCCAGCTCGCCAAGGTCGAGCGGATGGAGGCGTGGCGCGAGGTCGCCCGCCGCATCGCGCACGAGATCAAGAATCCGCTGACGCCGATCCAGCTCTCGGCCGAGCGGCTGCGCCGTCAACTCGCCGCGGGCGCGGATGGCGAGGCGGGCAAGCTGCTCGAAGAGTGCACGCGCACGATCATCAGCGAGGTCGAAGACCTAAAACGCCTGGTCGCTGAGTTCTCGGCCTTCGCCCGGATGCCCCATCTCAACCCGGTGCCCGGCCACTTGAATCCGCTCGTGGAAGAGACCGCGGCCACGTTTCGCGAGACCAACCCGGGCGTCGAATTCGCTGTCGAGCTGGCGCCGACGCTGCCGCGCATCGCGATCGACCGCGAGGCGCTCAAGCGCGCGCTGGTCAATCTGATGGAGAACGCGGTGTACGCCGCGCGCACGGCCAACCCCAACGGCGGCGAACGGGCGCGGGTGGAGCTGCGCACGGCCTTCGACGCGCTCAGCGGAGTGGTCACCCTGGAAGTTTGTGACAACGGACCCGGAATTGCGCCGGCGATGCGCTCGCGTATCTTCGAGCCCTATTTTTCGACCCGTAAGGGTGGCACCGGCCTGGGCCTGGCGATTGTCTCCGCTATCGTCGCCGACCATCACGGCTTCGTGCGGGTGCGCGAGCGGGCGCCGCGGGGAAGTAGATTCGTGCTCGAATTTCCTATAAAAGACCAGCAATTCGCGAACGTTCTCAGCTAG
- a CDS encoding DUF2905 domain-containing protein, with the protein MASQLGKAIIALGLILIVLGAALWGLGSIPGLGRLPGDIYVRRGNFALYFPLTTAIVISVILSLLLALLRR; encoded by the coding sequence ATGGCATCGCAACTTGGAAAAGCAATTATCGCGCTGGGGCTCATTCTGATCGTGCTCGGCGCGGCGCTATGGGGACTTGGCTCGATACCCGGGCTGGGCCGGCTGCCCGGCGACATCTACGTGCGGCGCGGCAATTTCGCGCTGTATTTTCCACTAACCACGGCGATCGTGATCAGTGTCATCCTGAGCCTGTTGCTGGCTCTGTTGAGGCGCTGA
- the fusA gene encoding elongation factor G, with protein sequence MAVEEIGRLRNIAIVGQGATGKTQLAEAILFTAGAVTRLGRPDDGTAAMDFEPEELSRQVSINSSFHHFNWKRNEVIFADTPGYSAFLPDTFATMRAVDAVVFLATPGGDLKVESEKIWEATGRLGLPRISFVSRLDRERTSFDAAMADLEKTLEAHPVALTLPIGEEAGFSGVIDLLAMKALSYVDTGGKAKEEDLTGDLKARAEAARTRLCEAVAETDDALLEKYLDQGALEDEELRAALRAAVLGGKLTPVLCGSGTKNIGVGPLLDAVLALLPAPNERPARQGIDGNGAPVERAPDPAAPFSAFVFKTVIDPFAGKLSIFRVVSGRASSDASVLNATRGARERFGQLLRLEGKKQAPIAAALPGEIVAVAKLKDTTTGDTLCDEKSVVIFPPAERPAPVISFAVRPKSKGDEEKASQALARLVEEDPALEMHRDPQTHEIILSGTGQMHIEVTVEKLKRKFNVEVELQSPKVPYKETIKGRAEAQGKYKRQSGGRGQYGDCWLRVEPLARGGGFEFKDEIVGGVIPRQFIPSVEKGVRNTLSEGYLAGYPVVDVKVSVYDGSFHAVDSSDMAFQIAASMGLKAALEKARPIILEPIMALEVACPEECMGDVIGDLNSRRGKVLGMDRKGQSQVIKALVPMSEILKYAPDLRSITSGRGSFESHFSHYEEAPGPIADKIIKEAREAREAAQKERAHA encoded by the coding sequence ATGGCTGTGGAGGAAATCGGGCGCCTCAGAAACATCGCGATCGTCGGCCAGGGCGCCACCGGCAAGACCCAGCTCGCCGAGGCGATACTGTTCACGGCGGGGGCGGTGACCCGCCTGGGCCGCCCGGACGACGGCACCGCGGCGATGGATTTCGAACCCGAGGAGCTCAGCCGCCAGGTTTCGATAAACTCTTCGTTCCATCACTTCAACTGGAAGCGCAACGAAGTGATCTTCGCGGACACTCCCGGCTATTCGGCGTTTCTGCCCGATACGTTTGCGACGATGCGCGCGGTGGACGCCGTAGTCTTCCTTGCCACTCCGGGCGGCGACCTTAAGGTCGAGTCGGAAAAAATCTGGGAAGCGACCGGACGTTTGGGCTTGCCCCGCATTTCCTTCGTCTCGCGCCTCGACCGCGAGCGCACCAGCTTTGACGCGGCGATGGCCGATCTCGAGAAGACCCTCGAAGCGCATCCGGTCGCGCTCACGCTTCCGATCGGCGAGGAAGCCGGATTCAGCGGTGTCATCGACCTGCTGGCGATGAAGGCCCTGTCGTACGTCGATACTGGCGGCAAGGCGAAGGAAGAGGACTTAACCGGCGATCTGAAGGCGCGCGCCGAGGCAGCGCGGACGCGGCTATGCGAAGCGGTCGCTGAGACCGACGACGCACTGCTCGAAAAGTACCTCGATCAGGGAGCGCTGGAGGACGAGGAGCTGCGCGCGGCGCTACGCGCCGCGGTGCTGGGCGGCAAGTTGACGCCCGTGCTGTGTGGCTCGGGAACTAAAAATATCGGTGTCGGACCGCTGCTCGACGCCGTGCTTGCGCTGCTGCCGGCTCCCAACGAACGGCCGGCGCGCCAGGGGATTGACGGCAACGGTGCGCCGGTCGAACGCGCGCCCGACCCGGCGGCCCCGTTTTCGGCCTTCGTGTTCAAGACCGTGATCGATCCGTTCGCAGGCAAGCTGTCGATTTTCCGCGTCGTATCCGGCCGCGCCAGCAGCGACGCCAGCGTGCTTAACGCGACGCGCGGCGCGCGCGAGCGCTTCGGCCAGCTGCTGCGGCTCGAGGGCAAGAAGCAGGCGCCGATTGCTGCCGCATTGCCCGGCGAGATCGTCGCCGTCGCCAAGCTCAAGGACACTACCACCGGCGATACGCTATGCGACGAGAAATCCGTGGTGATTTTCCCTCCCGCTGAACGGCCTGCCCCTGTCATATCGTTTGCCGTGCGGCCCAAGAGCAAGGGCGACGAAGAGAAGGCCTCGCAGGCGCTGGCGCGTTTGGTCGAGGAGGATCCCGCGCTCGAGATGCATCGCGATCCGCAGACCCACGAGATCATCCTCTCCGGCACCGGCCAGATGCATATCGAAGTGACGGTCGAGAAGCTCAAGCGGAAATTTAATGTAGAAGTTGAACTTCAATCGCCCAAGGTGCCCTACAAGGAAACCATCAAGGGGCGCGCCGAGGCTCAGGGCAAGTACAAGCGCCAATCCGGCGGCCGCGGACAGTACGGTGACTGTTGGCTACGCGTCGAGCCGCTGGCGCGCGGCGGCGGCTTCGAGTTCAAGGACGAAATCGTCGGCGGTGTGATCCCGCGCCAGTTTATCCCGTCGGTCGAAAAGGGCGTGCGCAACACCCTGAGCGAGGGCTATCTGGCGGGCTACCCGGTGGTTGACGTGAAGGTGTCGGTTTACGACGGCAGCTTTCACGCGGTGGACTCCTCGGACATGGCGTTCCAGATCGCAGCCTCGATGGGGTTGAAGGCGGCGTTGGAGAAGGCGCGCCCGATCATCCTCGAGCCGATCATGGCGCTGGAGGTCGCGTGCCCCGAGGAATGCATGGGCGACGTCATCGGCGATCTCAACTCGCGTCGGGGCAAGGTGCTGGGGATGGATCGCAAGGGGCAGAGCCAGGTGATTAAGGCGCTGGTCCCGATGTCGGAGATCCTGAAGTATGCGCCCGACCTGCGCTCGATTACCTCGGGGCGTGGGTCGTTCGAGTCGCACTTCTCGCACTACGAAGAGGCGCCAGGACCGATCGCGGACAAAATTATCAAGGAAGCACGCGAAGCGCGCGAGGCTGCGCAAAAGGAGCGCGCCCACGCCTGA
- a CDS encoding biotin--[acetyl-CoA-carboxylase] ligase codes for MPTRRNSRRNSQRSANPYEAAAAGRPAGSIGWRVHYFEELESTQETARALAAQGALHGEVVVAEQQSAGRGRMGRRWHSPPGVNFYGTFILRPDLPVAEAALLSLVAGVAVAEAMESVAPGIVALKWPNDVWLAGRKVGGIIAEAVTDTRQRLACVLLGIGINLNLPPEQIPDDLRGKATSVLAATGRPCDRTTLAAALFSRLDTRYMETLSGGFAAVWPAWERYSALTGRRVAVVDGCNRLCGTVSGIAADGALLLDTEVGTLRVLAGDVTVEGAYD; via the coding sequence ATGCCCACGCGCCGAAACTCGCGTCGTAACTCTCAGCGCTCCGCCAATCCGTACGAGGCGGCCGCCGCCGGGCGTCCGGCCGGATCGATCGGATGGCGCGTTCACTATTTCGAAGAGCTGGAATCGACGCAGGAAACCGCGAGGGCGCTGGCCGCCCAGGGCGCGCTCCACGGTGAAGTTGTGGTCGCGGAGCAGCAGAGCGCGGGGCGAGGGCGGATGGGCCGGCGATGGCACTCGCCGCCCGGCGTCAACTTTTACGGAACGTTCATCCTGCGCCCCGACCTGCCGGTGGCCGAAGCCGCCCTGCTCAGCCTGGTGGCGGGTGTCGCGGTGGCCGAAGCGATGGAGAGCGTGGCGCCCGGCATCGTCGCGCTCAAATGGCCCAACGACGTATGGCTTGCCGGGCGCAAAGTGGGCGGGATCATCGCCGAGGCGGTAACCGACACGCGCCAGCGCCTGGCCTGCGTGTTGCTCGGGATCGGGATCAATCTGAACCTCCCGCCCGAGCAGATTCCAGACGACCTGCGCGGCAAGGCGACCTCGGTACTCGCCGCAACCGGCCGACCCTGCGACCGCACGACGCTTGCCGCCGCGCTTTTTTCCCGTCTTGACACTCGCTATATGGAGACCCTGAGCGGCGGTTTCGCCGCGGTGTGGCCGGCATGGGAGCGTTACTCGGCGCTGACCGGTCGGCGTGTCGCCGTCGTTGACGGTTGCAACCGCCTCTGCGGCACGGTCAGCGGGATCGCAGCCGACGGCGCGCTCTTGCTGGATACAGAGGTGGGGACGCTTCGGGTGCTGGCGGGTGACGTAACCGTTGAGGGCGCGTACGATTGA
- the nadC gene encoding carboxylating nicotinate-nucleotide diphosphorylase, which produces MELFNQLDLTELLRRALAEDLGQGDVTTAATVAPQQLGRARIVVKESPHIVLCGGVLIDRVFRLSGAEPAVSTLAPEGKILAQGAVVAEVEGRLAGLLIGERTALNFLQLMSGIATITRRYVEAVAGTRARIVDTRKTHPGLRVVEKYAVRVGGGFNHRFGLDSGVLIKENHIAAAGSVRLAIERARKLAPHTLRVEVECETLAQVEEALAAGADAILLDNMPLAAIRQARALAPAPVLLEVSGGVTLESVRAIAEAGIDLISVGALTHSAPAVDLSMRIEPP; this is translated from the coding sequence GTGGAGCTATTCAACCAACTCGACCTGACCGAGCTTTTGCGCCGTGCGCTGGCTGAGGACCTCGGCCAGGGCGATGTTACCACTGCCGCTACCGTGGCGCCGCAACAGTTGGGACGGGCGAGGATCGTGGTCAAGGAGTCGCCCCACATCGTGCTTTGCGGCGGCGTCCTCATCGATCGCGTCTTCAGGCTGTCGGGCGCCGAACCTGCAGTCTCGACACTTGCCCCTGAGGGCAAGATCCTCGCGCAGGGCGCGGTTGTGGCCGAGGTTGAGGGCCGGCTCGCCGGCCTCCTGATCGGCGAACGTACGGCGCTGAATTTCCTGCAGCTGATGTCGGGAATTGCGACGATAACGCGCCGCTACGTGGAGGCGGTTGCGGGCACTCGCGCGCGCATCGTCGACACCCGCAAGACCCATCCGGGCCTGCGTGTGGTGGAAAAATACGCGGTGCGAGTCGGCGGTGGCTTCAACCATCGCTTCGGCCTCGACAGCGGCGTGCTGATCAAGGAGAACCATATCGCGGCGGCGGGGTCAGTGCGCCTTGCGATCGAGCGCGCGCGCAAGCTGGCGCCCCATACGTTGCGCGTCGAGGTCGAATGCGAAACCCTCGCCCAGGTCGAGGAAGCGCTGGCCGCCGGCGCCGACGCGATCCTGCTCGACAACATGCCGCTCGCAGCGATCCGCCAGGCGCGTGCACTCGCACCCGCTCCGGTTCTGCTCGAGGTTTCCGGAGGCGTGACGCTGGAAAGTGTGCGCGCAATTGCCGAGGCTGGGATTGACCTGATCTCGGTGGGTGCGCTCACGCATTCGGCGCCAGCGGTTGACCTCAGCATGCGAATCGAGCCGCCTTAG